GGGATTGGGGTAAATGGCGGCTGAGGGATGAAGAGCCGTTGGAACCGGATTCACAGGTGGAATTACAGACACGAAATTGGTATCCAACAGGGGACTCCACCCGGGAGTAGCCGTGGAATCCGGTGCGATATACCAGTCTCCGGAATCATTACCTGGGAAACTCCGTCTGGCCCTTTCACCTTCCTGGATAATGGCGGATGTGTAGCTCCCGTCTGAGGGGTCAACCAGGGCATTTGACGAAGATTTAAGCAAGAATTGTTCCTGCCCGTTAATCATTGGGAAAGCATTCAGGGAGTTGACATACAGAACCGATTCATCAAGCTCTGTATTCCAATAAGCTTCAAATTCCCCCCGGGTGGCATAACGGCCGAGGACAAGTAATCCCCGGGCCGGGATATAGCAGTTTTCAGGGAGGATAAATTCCCGTGTGGATTCGATTTGCTGGATTATAAAACCACTTACATCTGCATCTGCCGAACCTGTATTCACCAGTTCAATAAATTCATAGACGAAATTTCCAAGTCCTGTTGCATCGGAATATTCTGAGATATAAACAGGTCCTGAATTCCCTCCTGATGTGATGCCACTGACTGTGATCACCGGTGAATCACCGGCTGCATTGAAAGAAGATACACCGAACAAATAACTTGTTCCGGGATGAAGGGGAGCAATGGTGATTTGAGTTATATTTTCTGTCGTACTGTGATACAGATTACCGTCAATATATACGTGAAACCCCTCTTCGTTATCAGATTCATCACTCCAGACAAGGGTCACAGAGGTATCCGTCACGCTTTGTATGGTCATATTTTCAGGTGGATTGGGAAGGTCACCCCAGATATAACTGGCAAATTCGGGGTGATCGATAAAAGGATTCCGGTTATGCTGGATGCCATAGATGACATCATTCCGTCTTCGCTCAAAATCGTCCGGAGGATCCTGGAGATGCCATTCCAGGAGGGTGGATTTTTTTCCTAGTGTGGGACTGTAATCTGCTGACCCGGCATAATCCACCATCTCCAGATCGTATGTGTTGGGATTTTCATAGCGGACTGTCATGTAAAAAATCATCCGGGCCACATCTCCTTTTACCGCATCCCGGGGTTCCCAGGCAAGATCGGTGTAAAAACATTCCGTCGCTTCGTCATGGCGGCTGGTACCCCAGTCAAAATCTTTTGTTCCCCTGGCCGAATTCACCGTCCGGTCTGCCGGGCGCAGATGGTGGATATCGGTATAAGCGGTGTCAGAATCATCGGGAAAACCATGGGATTTCGGCCACACATGCTCCCGGTTCCAGGAGTCGTTATAGGTTCCTCCGAATTGTTCATAATCGTAGGTAGATCCATGATCCTGGTAATCCTCATGCTGGGACCGCCCGGTGTAGAGGAGAATCACATTCTGGGGATTCAGAGGATCTTCGTCGGTATTTTGCAACGCCGTATAAGCTGCACTGTATGAAATGCGTGTGTGTCCCCGGATGATGGTATGTAGAACCTGTTTTAGTTCTTCACCAGATTTTCCTTCTGTGCCGGCATAATATCCCTCTGGGATGGCAGCCAAAAGGAGAGAGGCTGATAGAAATACAAACGTTAATATTTTATGCAATTTCTTCCCTATATTAAATTATATGTTTTATATAATGTACAGAAATTATGGAATAATTCAAATGATACAAAAAAGCCCGGTCAACGCCGGGCTTTCAAGAAAAATCGATTTTTAATCAATTACTTTTTTGAACTTCAGGAAACCGATAGCACGCCAGAGGATGAGGAGAAAAAGCCAGTAAGCGATGAAGATGCCGAGAGTGATAATATATCCCCTTAAAGAATTATTGAACATCGTCATAGGGAAATTCATAATCACAAGGAGAGGAAGTCCGAGAAAGATGGTGATTGCCCCGCCATAGATCAGGTCTTCTGCTGCATTTGTCTTGAATTCCGGGTCAGTGACCCGGATCAGGACCAGCCCTGAATTAACTGTTCCGGTTTTTTCTCCGAAAATTCCGATAAACCGTTCAAAAGGATAGTCATCAAAAGCTCTGTAGACAGCCCAATAGATAATAAGGGCAGTGTAAACACCGGCAAATATCGACATCGTAAGAATAGACACCCAGTATTTAGCAACAATGGTGACAGAGATAGCAGCGATAGAACTCACCACCAGATAGTCAATGGAAGCACCGGCCAGGCGGTTCATGAGTCCAGTGTCAATCACATAACTGCGATTTTGCCAGTCCATCACTTTCCGGACAATAAGACTGATGATAATGGCAAAGATAAAGTGGAAGCTCCACACTGTAGCGACGAATCCTTCCAGTCCGCTCCGTTCCATCCAACCTGTAAGCAGATAGACGGTATAATAGGTTAACAGGTACACAAAGCCGATCATAGCTATTTGAAATGCCATGGATTCAATGGCTTCGGATGCCAGGGGGAGTTTACCTGCACTGGGTTGTTCACCCTTTTTGTATACCCCCATACGGATATCACTGGTAATGTCGTCCACTGAGTTGATCAGTTTGGTTTTCTTATGTTTGATACCCCATTGAATCAGCCAGATCCCCCCGAAAAAGGCGAAGAGATAGCCAATGGCGGCAAAGGTAAGTCCAACCTGTCCACCGCCCTCAAATCCAAACTGTTCCCAACTCCGTCCCATGGAGTATGCCAGTCCGGGTCCCATTCCAAATCCCATGGTAACCAGCATACCAATGCCGGGGAACAAATCCGGTTCAATAGTATAAATGAGAAGGAATGCAATCAGCAATCCAATAACCGCTTGACCCAGAAAGCAGAAAAGTCCGGTAAAACTGGTACTCAACGGTCCTTTTCCCCAGGAAGTCTTTTCTTTCCGGAGTCCCATGGCGATAAAGGTAAGTGCCAGGATGTGATAGACATAAACACCCAGACGGTCGCTGTTTAGGGGAACATAGGAATAGTCAGCAAAAGAAAAATCCTTAAAAATATATCCCAGAATCTGCGGACCGAGAATGAGTCCCAGAAAGCCTGCCAGTATATTGTTGGGAATCAGATACTTCTGGAAAAAGGGGACATAGCGCCGCAAGGCGGTCCCCATAAGAAGGAACAGACTTAAAAACGAGAAGTCCAGGATAAAATCCTTAAAATTGATCGAAACATCCCATGGATTCATTTTTCCCTCCTGCTCTTTAATGTGTTTGGCGAATTTAGAAAAAAGGAAGGGTACGCGCAAAAGATTATATTTTAATCAACCGGAAAAGGAGTGAAAAAGAAGTTTATATCCCTGTTCAAAGATTCTAAATTCCACAGCCTGAATGAGGAAACTTGAGGAGGATTGCATGAATCACATGAAAGATTTGAATTCCCCGTGGAGAATCACGGCATCGGCCATGTACAAGGCACCGGTTGATGGCAGGACCTATGGGACTTACGAAATAGACATTACCGATATGCTGGCCTATATTCAGAAGCGAAAAAAGGAGGGGGTTCGTATCACACTGACCCAGATGTTTGCTGCTGCTTTGGGGCGGGCTTTAAAGTATGATGTCCCTGACCTGAACTGCTATATCCGACGTGGAAAGTTCATTCCCAGGCCGGATGAAATGGTTTTTATCTCTGTATTTGTGGAAGAAACCAAGGAGATGGATGGTTTTTTAATTTATCACGCAGGGGATAAAACCGTCACGGAAATATCGGAAGAAATGGCAAAAAAGGTTGAACAGATCCGTAAGTATGGCGGAGATAAAGCCACATCCAACAAACATTTGCTGGCCAAAATTCCCTGGCCTTTCCGGAACTGGCTTTTCCGGATTATTCAATGGATCACGCGGGATATGGGAATTCCTCTCAAATCCCTTAAAATCGAACCCAACAGTTTCGGCAGTGCCATGATCACCAATATTGGAACTCACGGACTCCAGTTCGGATTTGCGGCCC
This window of the Candidatus Neomarinimicrobiota bacterium genome carries:
- a CDS encoding sodium/glutamate symporter, whose protein sequence is MNPWDVSINFKDFILDFSFLSLFLLMGTALRRYVPFFQKYLIPNNILAGFLGLILGPQILGYIFKDFSFADYSYVPLNSDRLGVYVYHILALTFIAMGLRKEKTSWGKGPLSTSFTGLFCFLGQAVIGLLIAFLLIYTIEPDLFPGIGMLVTMGFGMGPGLAYSMGRSWEQFGFEGGGQVGLTFAAIGYLFAFFGGIWLIQWGIKHKKTKLINSVDDITSDIRMGVYKKGEQPSAGKLPLASEAIESMAFQIAMIGFVYLLTYYTVYLLTGWMERSGLEGFVATVWSFHFIFAIIISLIVRKVMDWQNRSYVIDTGLMNRLAGASIDYLVVSSIAAISVTIVAKYWVSILTMSIFAGVYTALIIYWAVYRAFDDYPFERFIGIFGEKTGTVNSGLVLIRVTDPEFKTNAAEDLIYGGAITIFLGLPLLVIMNFPMTMFNNSLRGYIITLGIFIAYWLFLLILWRAIGFLKFKKVID